TTTTTTTAAATCTATCAATATCAATTGCTACTACACTTATATCTTGATTATTTCTTTTAGCTAACTCAATAGCTTTTTTTGAATAATCATTAAAATATCTTCTATTATAAACTTTGGTTAAATAGTCTTTATTAGTTAAATCAACTAACTCCGTATTTGCTCTTTCTAACTTTGAATTGATTTCACATAAAGCTGTTTTGTCATAGATATATAAGCAGACTATTTTATTTTCTATATCATAAGGTACGATAGTAACGTCTTGTTGCATTAAGTCATAATTCGAATTAATAGAATTTATTTTAATTTTTATTAGATATTTATGTGGGTCAACATTATAATAAGAAGGGCTTTTTGTAACCAAAGCAGCTTTAACTTTTCTTTTTAATCTTTTTTCATCAATATAAGAAAATTTTTGACAAATACCTTTATCAATTACTTCTTCTTTTAAAATATTTGTTCTTATCTCTAACCATCTATT
This sequence is a window from Halarcobacter bivalviorum. Protein-coding genes within it:
- a CDS encoding sensor domain-containing diguanylate cyclase, producing the protein MRSNDTIFNTIDNGIIILDENLNILAWNRWLEIRTNILKEEVIDKGICQKFSYIDEKRLKRKVKAALVTKSPSYYNVDPHKYLIKIKINSINSNYDLMQQDVTIVPYDIENKIVCLYIYDKTALCEINSKLERANTELVDLTNKDYLTKVYNRRYFNDYSKKAIELAKRNNQDISVVAIDIDRFKKINDTFGHTVGDEALITVANILRSNIRKSDIVSRFGGEEFVMLLNNASLTEATVIAEKIRVIIEDTIIKVGDKEIDITASFGVATLNKENDENISITLQRADDLLYLAKKHGRNEVVNSL